Proteins encoded together in one Chitinophaga sp. LS1 window:
- a CDS encoding AidA/PixA family protein codes for MSNTAQAPIRSRTTQRSVANTVNLIMVVDTDVIKATYGRNAGQNEARGLDHHEGINLICPKANYKGQANGQNDPANIIFSANVQDYVAFWATTISNNSDDAVIIYNISPNSGNPNVFNPFRSDEEVRSGAVVPSQPDALPGTQTSVTFYSFESKVKTKGTEAFTIYFALYEVDPANPENQILYGCYYWDPTIQVQ; via the coding sequence ATGTCAAACACAGCACAAGCCCCCATTCGTTCACGGACAACTCAAAGATCAGTAGCTAACACCGTCAATTTAATCATGGTTGTTGACACTGACGTTATTAAAGCAACATATGGTCGAAATGCAGGCCAGAACGAAGCCCGTGGTCTTGACCATCATGAAGGTATCAATCTGATATGCCCTAAAGCGAACTATAAAGGGCAGGCCAATGGACAGAATGACCCGGCTAATATTATCTTCTCTGCAAATGTGCAGGACTATGTAGCATTCTGGGCTACTACTATTTCCAATAATTCAGATGATGCTGTTATCATCTATAATATATCACCAAACAGTGGTAACCCCAATGTGTTTAATCCTTTCCGGTCGGATGAGGAAGTGAGAAGCGGTGCAGTGGTACCTTCACAACCAGATGCCTTGCCGGGGACACAGACCTCAGTAACGTTTTATTCATTCGAGTCCAAGGTTAAAACTAAAGGGACGGAAGCCTTTACCATATATTTTGCGCTATATGAAGTGGATCCGGCTAATCCTGAAAATCAGATCCTTTATGGTTGCTACTACTGGGATCCAACTATCCAGGTACAATAA
- a CDS encoding efflux RND transporter periplasmic adaptor subunit, whose amino-acid sequence MKAIIRYAITGGIIVTLVVIVIVKLKGNQEEVKEKIYRKDPEQRVAIQADTIRMASMVQNTTFLGAFTPVREVSISSETAGKVVTINIKEGDAVSAGYLLAQLDTDLLKAQLASAKASYDNAVSTLQRYEGAASGVTKLQMDNARTQIMTSKAEVAQLEKQISMCTIKAPFSGIITAKNFELGAVVAAGSQIAELTNIDQLKLEINVPEGNITSFKKGQDITVGTDVYPDKKFIGVVDMVGAKADASHNYTLKILVNNSDHLLKAGMYGRIQLSETGHAPVIAVPRSALIGSSKEPEVFVIENGVAHIRVIENGAGNETEVQAKSGLKEGEIIATGGLVNLFEGAKVTIPNNH is encoded by the coding sequence ATGAAAGCTATTATCCGATATGCTATTACCGGGGGGATCATAGTAACCCTTGTAGTCATTGTCATCGTCAAATTGAAAGGTAATCAGGAAGAAGTCAAAGAAAAAATATACAGGAAAGATCCGGAACAAAGAGTCGCCATCCAGGCAGACACCATCAGAATGGCATCGATGGTTCAGAATACTACTTTTCTGGGAGCATTTACACCTGTAAGGGAGGTAAGTATTTCCTCTGAAACTGCCGGGAAAGTTGTTACTATCAATATTAAAGAAGGCGATGCTGTTTCGGCCGGGTATTTATTGGCACAGTTAGATACTGATCTTTTAAAAGCCCAGCTGGCCTCTGCAAAAGCAAGTTATGATAACGCGGTATCTACACTACAACGGTATGAAGGTGCTGCCAGTGGGGTTACTAAATTGCAAATGGATAATGCACGCACACAGATCATGACCAGTAAAGCGGAGGTAGCACAACTGGAAAAACAAATCAGTATGTGTACGATCAAAGCCCCATTCAGCGGTATCATTACCGCTAAAAATTTTGAATTGGGAGCTGTAGTAGCTGCGGGTAGCCAGATAGCGGAGTTGACGAATATCGATCAGCTTAAACTGGAAATAAATGTACCGGAGGGTAACATTACTTCTTTCAAAAAAGGCCAGGATATTACTGTTGGTACAGATGTGTATCCTGATAAAAAGTTTATTGGTGTTGTTGATATGGTAGGTGCAAAGGCGGATGCATCTCATAATTATACTTTAAAGATCCTTGTTAATAATAGTGATCATTTACTGAAAGCAGGTATGTATGGTCGTATTCAACTTTCTGAAACGGGGCATGCTCCTGTTATTGCTGTTCCGCGATCTGCACTCATCGGATCATCTAAAGAACCGGAAGTATTTGTAATTGAAAATGGTGTGGCCCATATCCGGGTTATTGAAAATGGGGCGGGCAATGAGACGGAAGTACAGGCAAAAAGTGGACTGAAAGAAGGAGAGATCATTGCGACAGGCGGACTGGTAAACCTTTTTGAAGGGGCAAAAGTGACGATCCCTAATAATCATTAA
- a CDS encoding TolC family protein, which produces MINKNRRTLRLLLLSAGLIVSSVSPAQQIFTLNQCLDTALKNSLQIQSDQYGLEKTKADVGQAYSSLLPNISASGYYQYQFKVPVQMIPADLFGGTPGTYQAAQFSVPQTKSGSLDISQTIFNASSLIALKAAKVSLNINQLQIQSSKEDLVYNVSATYYNIQTILKQIELTTKNLSNTEELLQSTSDQYKSGLATETDVDRLFVSRDNTKADLETASNNLDKEYNVLKLFMNVPLDTKLTVSEYEDNQPLISPEPPGLDIMKKTDYLQVLENRHLAEIQRKNIKAGYLPSLTLSGNYGISAFYSNANPFNNLNDKWYSSSSFKVALSIPIFDGFSKKYQIKNKSIAIKQYDIQAEQIKQQSLKNVANANADLKTNILTLQAKKRNLNLAQKVLDDIKLQYQNGIAKITDVINSQSELYTAQNNYIKAIINIKQAELELKKAQGTLLNQ; this is translated from the coding sequence ATGATAAATAAAAACAGGAGAACGCTTCGGTTGTTGTTATTGTCGGCCGGTTTAATAGTATCTTCAGTATCCCCTGCGCAGCAAATTTTTACATTGAACCAATGCCTGGATACTGCATTAAAAAATAGCTTGCAAATACAATCCGACCAATATGGACTGGAAAAAACAAAAGCTGATGTAGGACAAGCCTATAGCAGCCTGTTGCCAAACATAAGTGCCAGTGGATATTATCAATACCAGTTTAAAGTACCGGTGCAAATGATTCCTGCCGATCTTTTCGGTGGCACCCCAGGTACCTACCAGGCAGCACAGTTTAGCGTACCGCAAACAAAATCAGGGTCCCTGGATATTAGCCAGACTATTTTTAACGCTTCCTCCCTGATCGCCCTTAAGGCTGCAAAAGTTTCCCTGAACATCAACCAACTACAAATTCAAAGCTCCAAAGAAGACCTGGTATATAACGTTTCAGCTACTTATTATAATATCCAAACCATCCTGAAGCAAATTGAACTGACAACCAAAAACCTCTCTAATACTGAAGAACTCTTACAATCGACCAGCGATCAATATAAATCAGGATTGGCGACTGAAACTGATGTCGACCGCCTGTTTGTATCAAGAGACAATACAAAGGCTGACCTTGAAACTGCTTCCAATAACCTTGATAAGGAATACAACGTGCTGAAACTATTCATGAATGTTCCGCTGGATACAAAGTTAACCGTGAGTGAGTATGAGGACAATCAGCCTCTTATTTCACCGGAGCCGCCCGGACTGGATATTATGAAAAAAACAGACTATCTGCAGGTGCTTGAAAATAGACATCTGGCTGAAATTCAACGTAAGAATATTAAAGCAGGATACCTGCCATCTCTCACGCTAAGTGGAAACTATGGCATATCCGCCTTTTACTCAAATGCCAATCCTTTTAACAACCTGAATGATAAATGGTACTCATCTTCTTCTTTCAAGGTTGCCTTGAGTATACCCATCTTTGATGGTTTTAGTAAAAAGTACCAGATAAAGAATAAGTCTATCGCCATTAAACAATATGATATACAAGCCGAACAAATTAAACAGCAAAGCCTGAAAAATGTGGCTAACGCGAATGCTGATTTAAAAACGAATATCCTCACTTTACAGGCCAAGAAAAGAAACCTGAACCTTGCACAAAAAGTACTGGATGATATTAAACTGCAATATCAGAATGGGATTGCAAAAATTACTGATGTCATCAATTCCCAAAGTGAATTATATACTGCGCAAAACAATTATATAAAAGCCATCATCAACATCAAACAGGCAGAACTGGAGCTTAAAAAAGCACAAGGCACCTTACTGAATCAATAA
- a CDS encoding efflux RND transporter permease subunit, producing the protein MSLTKIAIDRPSMIIVIFTILIGSGLFCYTMLNYELMPDISQPTLVVSTSYPGATPTNVEQTVTKKIEDVLSGVDRLKNMTSQSMEGNSVIQAEFTMGTDIDNKQQELQRKINNIMSDLPDDVKTPSISKITPSDQPIMQLTATSAMDNARFYDIVKNEIKPQFQQIGGVGEITLLGGQEREIQINVNKEKLDYYGLSIAQVVDAVNRGNAEFPTGKVKTRQQQMTVRVTGKFTSVAEISELVVAQPVTGSVIKLKDIATVSDVVKDAVAVSRYNGVNGIGILIKKQNGANAVEISKQVKAKLNLLQKKYASQNVKFTIADDTADFTMESAEAVEHDLLIAIILVATIMLLFLHSLRDSLIVLVAIPSSLISTFTLMYLLGYSLNLMTLLALSLVIGILVDDSIVVLENIHRHLHMGKPKRQAALDGRMEIGFSALAITMVDVVVFGPIALVNTTIAPMLRQYSLTIVIATLFSLFVCYTLTPWLASRFGKITTLNEKNWLHKILIGFEELIHQLTNWYTNALKWVLHHKLIMTAIVIFLFVATAVVMNMGILGSELVASGDQGKIQLKLEYDKNTTVIQNNLTTKRIENYLLSLPEVVSVFSNVAGPSTSGLQSVAAVGSEYKSELTVKLVDKAVRSLTTEQYMIQKSHEIERKFPGVKIRSSVVGMVNMGDPIQIVLSSENYDLLMNTAGELKRRIEAMPGTNDISLSVEDGNPQVEVNIDRDKMSQLGLDINTVGSTLKNAYAGNTDAKFRVGTNEYDINIKFDDFDRQNVSDVKNLVFVNTANQQIRLSQFADVVQGSGPSVLERKDRRTAVTVKSNVLGVTSGIVTDIIKQSLKEHPLPPGVDLKWSGDAERQEESMGALGIAMMAALVLMYLVMVALYDSFVYPFVVLFSIPVSFIGAFLALNLAKSSMSMFTMLGIIMLFGLVAKNAILIVDFANHRKQEGESTFDALIDAGKTRLRPILMTTVAMVAGMFPIAIAHGAGSEWKNGLGWVLIGGLSSSLVLTVFVVPMAYYVVDMIKDKLQKRKTKTFKSEGLLASHQVLS; encoded by the coding sequence ATGTCATTAACAAAAATAGCGATAGACAGACCTTCCATGATCATTGTGATCTTTACCATTCTGATAGGAAGTGGATTGTTTTGTTATACCATGTTGAATTACGAGCTAATGCCGGATATATCCCAGCCTACACTGGTAGTATCTACGTCATATCCGGGTGCGACACCAACAAACGTAGAGCAGACAGTAACGAAGAAAATCGAAGATGTATTAAGTGGGGTAGACAGATTGAAAAATATGACATCTCAATCTATGGAGGGTAATTCGGTTATCCAGGCTGAATTTACGATGGGCACTGATATTGATAATAAGCAACAGGAATTGCAGCGTAAAATCAATAATATTATGTCTGACCTGCCCGATGATGTAAAAACCCCTTCCATCTCTAAGATCACTCCCAGTGATCAACCGATCATGCAGCTAACGGCCACCTCTGCGATGGATAATGCCCGATTTTACGACATTGTAAAAAATGAAATAAAACCACAGTTTCAACAGATCGGCGGGGTCGGAGAAATTACACTTTTAGGTGGACAGGAGCGGGAAATTCAGATTAATGTTAATAAGGAAAAACTGGACTATTATGGATTATCTATTGCGCAGGTAGTAGATGCTGTGAATCGTGGCAATGCAGAATTTCCTACGGGAAAAGTCAAGACACGGCAGCAACAAATGACGGTTCGGGTAACCGGCAAGTTTACATCTGTTGCTGAAATTTCAGAATTAGTGGTTGCACAGCCTGTGACAGGCAGTGTAATCAAACTGAAGGATATTGCTACTGTCAGCGATGTAGTAAAGGACGCTGTGGCTGTGAGTCGTTATAATGGTGTCAATGGGATTGGTATATTGATCAAAAAGCAGAATGGAGCCAATGCCGTTGAAATTAGTAAGCAGGTGAAAGCCAAATTAAACCTGTTACAGAAAAAATATGCTTCACAAAATGTAAAATTTACCATTGCTGATGATACTGCAGATTTTACTATGGAGTCTGCTGAAGCGGTAGAACATGACCTTTTGATTGCAATTATACTGGTGGCCACAATTATGCTTCTTTTCCTGCATAGTCTGCGCGATTCACTAATTGTATTGGTGGCTATTCCTTCATCTCTTATTTCAACATTCACATTGATGTATCTGTTGGGATATTCGCTGAACCTGATGACATTACTGGCCCTTTCATTGGTAATAGGTATACTGGTAGATGATTCCATCGTTGTGCTGGAGAATATACACCGTCACCTGCATATGGGGAAGCCTAAAAGGCAGGCTGCACTGGATGGAAGGATGGAAATTGGATTTTCTGCCTTAGCTATTACAATGGTAGATGTGGTTGTATTTGGTCCTATCGCTTTAGTCAATACAACAATCGCACCTATGCTAAGGCAGTATTCCCTTACCATTGTTATTGCCACATTATTCAGCCTCTTCGTTTGTTATACGCTCACTCCCTGGTTGGCATCCAGGTTTGGAAAAATAACTACACTGAATGAAAAAAACTGGTTGCATAAGATCCTGATCGGGTTTGAGGAGCTTATTCACCAATTGACAAACTGGTATACCAATGCTTTAAAATGGGTGTTGCATCATAAGTTGATAATGACAGCTATAGTAATTTTTTTGTTTGTAGCCACTGCTGTTGTTATGAATATGGGTATACTGGGAAGTGAGTTAGTAGCGAGTGGGGACCAGGGGAAAATTCAGTTAAAACTCGAATATGATAAAAATACAACGGTCATTCAAAATAATCTGACTACAAAGCGTATAGAGAATTATCTGTTATCATTACCTGAAGTAGTATCCGTTTTTTCAAATGTAGCAGGGCCCAGTACTTCAGGACTTCAATCTGTGGCAGCAGTAGGCAGTGAATATAAGTCTGAATTGACAGTTAAACTGGTGGATAAAGCTGTTCGCTCGTTGACAACTGAGCAATATATGATTCAGAAAAGCCATGAAATTGAAAGGAAATTTCCGGGTGTTAAAATTCGCTCCAGCGTGGTGGGGATGGTAAATATGGGAGATCCTATCCAGATCGTATTGAGTTCGGAAAACTATGATCTGTTGATGAATACGGCAGGTGAGCTGAAACGCAGGATAGAAGCAATGCCTGGGACCAACGATATTTCGTTAAGCGTGGAAGACGGTAATCCTCAGGTAGAAGTAAATATTGACAGGGATAAAATGTCCCAGCTGGGATTGGATATAAATACAGTAGGAAGTACCTTGAAAAATGCATATGCCGGAAATACAGATGCGAAGTTCCGGGTAGGTACAAATGAGTATGATATCAATATCAAGTTTGATGATTTTGACAGACAGAATGTATCTGATGTGAAAAACCTTGTATTTGTAAACACAGCCAATCAGCAGATCCGGTTGTCTCAGTTTGCAGATGTAGTGCAGGGAAGTGGGCCGAGTGTATTGGAAAGGAAAGATCGCAGAACGGCAGTGACTGTGAAAAGTAATGTATTAGGAGTGACATCTGGTATTGTGACCGATATAATAAAGCAATCCTTAAAGGAGCATCCGCTGCCTCCGGGTGTTGATCTGAAATGGAGCGGGGATGCAGAAAGGCAAGAGGAATCAATGGGTGCGTTGGGGATAGCCATGATGGCTGCGCTGGTATTGATGTACCTGGTAATGGTAGCATTGTATGATAGCTTTGTATATCCATTTGTGGTGCTGTTTTCCATACCCGTGTCATTTATTGGTGCCTTTTTAGCGCTGAACCTGGCAAAATCATCTATGAGTATGTTTACCATGCTTGGAATCATCATGTTATTCGGCTTGGTAGCAAAGAATGCTATTCTGATTGTAGATTTTGCCAATCACAGGAAACAGGAAGGAGAGTCGACATTTGATGCACTGATCGATGCCGGGAAAACAAGGCTCCGCCCGATCCTGATGACAACTGTAGCCATGGTAGCCGGTATGTTTCCTATTGCTATAGCACATGGTGCAGGTTCTGAATGGAAAAATGGTCTTGGCTGGGTATTGATAGGTGGGTTGAGTTCCAGTCTTGTACTGACAGTGTTTGTAGTTCCAATGGCTTATTATGTTGTGGATATGATAAAAGATAAATTGCAAAAACGTAAAACTAAAACTTTTAAAAGTGAAGGTTTATTAGCTTCACACCAGGTATTATCGTAA
- a CDS encoding M13 family metallopeptidase, producing the protein MQNWFFLSVFLVSFVACQPRTNEKPFIAIEGIDSTIRPGDNFYNYVNLKWYDTAQIPPSQSGVGAYRFMNYQQRLRLQGILDSVSKSNAPAGSLEQKLGDFFAAGMDTNTVDQRGFEPLKTGLSRINAITSIADMLSFIVEETKLSNPSLIDFQVSPDQENSSMNMGHIYQTGIGMPDRDYYFKTDTATVAIQQAYKKYLSDLFNLTGSDIALAQKNAALVFNIQKQLATSHKTNIELRNIKDNFHKVALADLNKQQPNIGWKSYFQHLGASMDSLDVAQPGYYDKLNTLLKSIPLEDWKIYLRANYISNYADYLSKPFVNSSFEYNKALTGQAMQKTRGETMSSVVDAYLGQALGQLYTKLYFPESAKTRMLELVNNLQKAFSNRVDSLDWMSDSTKQKAKEKLFAITKKIGYPDKWREYKNVTVVRNKYFENVVSAAANNFQYNLAKLGKPVDKTEWFTTPSTVTAYNNPYANEIVFPAGILQPPYFDNNADDALNYGGIGMVIGHEMTHTFDDQGAQFDKDGNVKSWWTPQDYEKFKARTQQVIDLYSQFTVLDSIHVKGALTVGENTADLSGIAVAYDAFKMTKQGQDTTRIGGFTPDQRFFFSIARIWRVKMKDEYLRYWVNNDPHSPPIWRVNGPLMNIPAFYSAFNVQPGQQMYLEENKRIRIW; encoded by the coding sequence ATGCAAAACTGGTTCTTTCTATCCGTTTTCTTAGTTTCTTTTGTTGCCTGTCAACCACGAACTAACGAAAAACCCTTTATTGCTATTGAAGGTATCGACTCTACCATCCGGCCTGGCGATAATTTTTATAATTATGTAAACCTAAAATGGTATGATACCGCACAAATACCACCTAGCCAGTCGGGCGTGGGAGCATACCGGTTTATGAACTATCAGCAACGTCTCAGGTTACAGGGTATCCTTGATAGCGTATCAAAAAGTAATGCCCCCGCTGGCAGCCTTGAACAAAAGCTCGGTGATTTCTTTGCTGCCGGAATGGATACCAATACCGTCGATCAGCGTGGCTTTGAACCTCTCAAAACCGGGTTATCCCGGATCAATGCCATCACCAGTATTGCTGATATGCTTTCATTCATAGTGGAAGAAACCAAATTGTCAAACCCATCTCTTATTGATTTTCAGGTTTCACCCGATCAGGAAAACAGTAGCATGAATATGGGGCATATTTATCAAACTGGTATCGGCATGCCTGACAGGGATTATTACTTCAAGACTGACACTGCCACCGTTGCTATACAACAAGCATATAAAAAATATCTCTCAGATCTTTTTAATTTGACGGGAAGCGATATTGCGTTAGCGCAAAAAAATGCAGCACTTGTTTTCAATATCCAAAAGCAACTGGCAACATCACATAAAACCAATATTGAACTGCGGAATATAAAAGACAATTTCCATAAGGTAGCGCTGGCCGATTTAAATAAGCAACAACCTAATATAGGATGGAAGAGTTACTTCCAACATCTGGGTGCTTCCATGGATTCGCTGGATGTAGCCCAGCCAGGTTATTATGATAAATTAAACACCCTCCTCAAATCGATCCCGCTCGAGGATTGGAAAATATACCTGAGAGCGAATTATATTAGTAATTATGCTGACTACCTCAGCAAACCCTTTGTAAATTCATCCTTTGAATATAATAAAGCCCTTACGGGGCAGGCTATGCAAAAAACACGCGGCGAGACCATGTCCAGCGTTGTAGACGCCTACCTGGGCCAGGCATTGGGACAATTATATACGAAGCTATATTTCCCGGAGTCTGCCAAAACACGGATGCTGGAGCTTGTGAATAACCTGCAGAAAGCATTCTCCAATAGGGTAGACTCGCTGGACTGGATGAGTGACAGCACCAAACAAAAAGCCAAGGAGAAATTATTTGCCATCACCAAAAAGATCGGATACCCCGATAAGTGGCGCGAATATAAAAATGTAACCGTGGTGAGGAATAAATATTTTGAAAATGTGGTATCGGCAGCCGCGAACAACTTCCAATATAACCTGGCCAAACTGGGTAAGCCAGTTGACAAGACCGAGTGGTTCACTACACCTTCCACTGTTACTGCTTATAACAATCCTTACGCCAACGAAATTGTGTTCCCCGCCGGCATTCTGCAACCGCCTTACTTTGATAACAACGCGGATGACGCACTTAACTATGGTGGTATTGGCATGGTGATCGGCCATGAAATGACGCATACGTTCGACGACCAGGGTGCCCAGTTTGATAAAGACGGTAATGTAAAAAGCTGGTGGACACCTCAGGACTATGAGAAGTTTAAAGCCAGGACACAACAGGTGATTGACCTGTACAGCCAATTCACCGTATTAGACAGCATTCATGTAAAAGGTGCGCTTACAGTAGGCGAAAATACAGCAGACCTAAGTGGGATTGCCGTAGCATATGATGCGTTTAAAATGACCAAACAAGGCCAGGATACAACAAGGATCGGCGGCTTTACACCAGATCAGCGATTTTTCTTTTCAATAGCCAGGATCTGGCGGGTGAAAATGAAAGACGAATACCTGCGCTACTGGGTCAATAACGATCCCCATTCTCCACCCATTTGGCGTGTAAATGGCCCACTGATGAATATTCCGGCTTTTTACTCAGCGTTTAATGTGCAACCAGGACAGCAGATGTACCTGGAGGAGAATAAGCGGATCAGGATTTGGTAA
- a CDS encoding fasciclin domain-containing protein → MSNVVEVIVVDRNLTTMSKSIQAAGLDEKLSQKGPFTIFAPTNIAFGKLQAIKMNDLLKTENKESLITFLNHHVIDGITNYKDLKDNQKLVTTNGRELTVKFVSGKVTINNAVLQGRDSIGSNGIVHSLDTVIQFD, encoded by the coding sequence ATGTCAAATGTTGTGGAAGTAATTGTGGTTGATAGAAATTTGACCACTATGTCAAAAAGCATACAAGCGGCGGGATTAGATGAAAAGTTGTCTCAAAAAGGACCTTTTACAATTTTTGCGCCTACTAATATTGCGTTTGGCAAACTACAAGCAATTAAGATGAATGACTTGTTAAAGACAGAAAACAAAGAAAGTTTAATTACCTTTTTGAATCACCATGTGATAGATGGGATCACCAACTATAAGGATCTGAAAGATAATCAGAAACTAGTCACTACAAATGGCAGGGAATTAACAGTGAAGTTTGTTTCCGGAAAGGTTACAATTAATAATGCTGTCTTGCAGGGTAGGGATAGTATTGGATCTAACGGCATAGTACATTCATTGGATACAGTTATTCAATTTGACTAG
- a CDS encoding DUF1003 domain-containing protein — protein MNEECLVEQLAPVIMMSQNRQEEKDRMRNENDYLINMKSEIVIRSLDQKMDLLLREQIKTLYDMQVEQIALLQKLTANVEKE, from the coding sequence ATGAATGAAGAATGTTTAGTTGAGCAATTGGCACCTGTCATAATGATGAGCCAAAACCGCCAGGAAGAAAAGGACCGGATGAGAAATGAAAATGATTACCTGATCAATATGAAATCTGAAATCGTAATTCGAAGCCTGGATCAGAAGATGGACTTATTATTGAGGGAACAAATTAAAACCCTTTACGACATGCAGGTAGAACAAATTGCGCTGCTTCAGAAATTAACTGCAAATGTAGAAAAGGAATGA
- a CDS encoding TetR/AcrR family transcriptional regulator, with translation MPVKDAQTERLIIETAMRIFFVEGNIHAKTQTIADAAGVNRGLLYYYFKKREQLLQVVFKEALSVIDMRMRELFFRSNMSFREKIGQFVEFFIDNNLKYPYLEMFLITEVNSGAHNVLKPASEEVKFLLVNIEKELKEEIKMGNIPDMSAQQFMANVISLCAYPIISKPLLKEMMIMDEHKYQIFIKERKQLVLKVLFRN, from the coding sequence ATGCCGGTAAAAGATGCACAAACAGAGAGACTGATTATAGAAACCGCTATGCGGATTTTTTTCGTGGAGGGCAATATTCATGCTAAAACACAGACTATTGCTGATGCTGCTGGCGTAAATAGGGGCCTTCTTTATTATTATTTTAAAAAAAGGGAGCAATTACTTCAGGTGGTCTTCAAAGAAGCACTGTCTGTTATAGATATGCGCATGCGGGAGCTGTTTTTTAGAAGCAATATGTCATTTAGAGAGAAGATAGGGCAGTTTGTTGAATTCTTTATAGACAACAACTTAAAGTATCCTTATCTCGAAATGTTTCTCATTACAGAGGTGAATAGTGGCGCACATAATGTACTAAAGCCCGCATCAGAAGAAGTTAAATTCCTATTAGTAAATATTGAAAAGGAGCTGAAAGAAGAAATAAAAATGGGAAATATACCGGATATGTCAGCTCAGCAGTTCATGGCCAATGTTATTTCACTATGCGCATATCCAATCATTTCTAAGCCGTTGCTTAAGGAAATGATGATAATGGACGAACATAAATATCAAATCTTCATTAAAGAACGAAAGCAGCTGGTGCTAAAGGTGCTTTTTAGAAATTAG